The segment CGCTGTACGGCGAGCACAGCAAGTTCGCGGTCTCCTCGCTGAACAACATCCGGATCGGCGTCGACGAGAACACCCTGGCCTTCTCCGCCTGGCAGCGGGCCATGAGCACGCTGCACAAGGGCGCCCGGCCGGACATCGCCCGTCCCACGCTGGAGGCCATCGAGGCCGTCGGCAAGCTGCGTGCCCTGCCCAAGGACGTCGAGGCGGCCGCCGCGGGGTACCCGGGCGGCGGCCTGAGCAACGCCCTGCACGATGTCGCCCGGCTCATCAAGGCGAACGTCGGTCTGCGTTTCGCCACCGTCGACTTCGGCAACTGGGACATGCACCAGAACCTGGGCGGCCCGGACGGTGGCTGGATGTTCAACCAACTCACCGAGCTGTCGGGGGCGATGGCGGCCTTCGCCAAGGAGCTCGGGCCGTTGATGGGTGGGGTCACCGTGGTGACCCTGAGCGAGTTCGGCCGCCGGGTCGAGCAGAACGGCTCCAACGGACTCGACCACGGTCACGGTCAGGCCATGTTGGTGATGGGCGGTGGCATCAAGGGCGGCAAGGTGTACGGCGCCTGGCCCACCCTGGCCCCGGCCGCGCTCGACAACGGCGACCTGGCGGCCCGCACCGACTACCGGTCGGTGCTGTCGGAGGTGCTCACCCGCCGGTGTGCCGTGCCGACGGTCACCAACGTCTTCCCGGGCTTCAAGCCGGCGACGCTGGGTTTCGTCACGCCACGCTCCGCCTGAGGCACCCGCGGCACCACCTTGGTGATCATGTAATTCGTGCACATCTCATCACGCGGCCTCCGGGATCAATGCGCCCGGGCCGCGCGGTCCCGGTCGGCGTATCGACCTGCCAGACTCCGGGGCATGGCCTGGCACCTGGACGACATCGATCTGCCCGACTGGGAACTGGACGACGCCGAGCTGCGCGATGCCCGCTCCGTGAAGTGGACCCTGCCCGGCCCGGACGTGCTCCCCGCGTGGGTGGCCGAGATGGACGTCCGGCCGGCTCGCGTCGTCCGGGCGGCCCTGGACGACGCGCTCGAGCGGGGCATCCTCGGGTACCCGGCCGAGGACCGCCTCAACGGCCTGCCGGAAGCGACCGCGGGATTCGTCGAACGGCGGTTCGGGCTGCTGGTCGACCCGGCCCGGGTGATCAGCTGCGGTGACGTGATGGCGGGCGTGCGGCTGGCACTGGAGGTGCTGTGCGAGCGTGCCCCCGTGGTGGTCCCGACCCCGGCGTACCCACCCTTCCTGCAGATCCCGGCCGTGACCGGACGCGAGCTGATCACGGTGGCCTGCCAGGGCCGCGAGCTCGACGTCGAGGCGATCGGGGCAGCGTTGGCCGCCGGCGGGCGCACGGTGCTGTTGTCCTCACCGCACAACCCCCTGGGGCGAGCGTTCACCGAGCCCGAGCTCGCCGCGCTGCGCGACGTCGTCCTGGCCCACGGTGCCCGGGTGATCAGCGACGAGATCCACGCCCCGCTGGTGCTGGACGGCGCCCGGCACCTGCCGTACTCGGCGATCGAGGGGACGGCAGACCATGTCACGACGGTGCTCGCGGCGTCCAAGGCCTTCAACGTGCCGGGACTCAAGTGCGCCCAGATCATCGCCGGCAACGACACCGATCTGACGGCCTTGCGGGCGGCGCCGCTGGTGTCCAATCACGGCACCTCGCCCCTGGGGATCGTGGCCACTGTGGCCGCCTACACCGACGGCGACGGCTGGCTGGACGGGCTGCTCGCCGACCTGAGCGCACGCCGCGACCAGTTCGGAGCCCTTCTGGCACAGCATCTTCCGGAGGTCGACTGGACCCCGATGCAGGCCACCTACCTGGCCTGGCTGGACGCTCGCTCCACCGGCCTGGCCGACCCGAGCGCCACCGCCCTGGCCACGGCGAAGGTGATGGTGCACCCCGGACGGTTGTTCGGCACCGGCTTCGAGGGCTTCGCCCGGGTCAACCTGGCCACCTCACCGCAGCGTCTGGAGCGCATCGTGCTCGCGTTGGCGGAGGCCTGGAACCCGCCCTCCTGATAGCCCACTCCCCTCGAGTCTCGCCCATGATCACCGTTGGATCGCAGTCTGCACCGGTCCAGCGGGAGCAAACTGCGATCCAACGGTGATCATGTGGGAACGGCGGTCATCTCAACGGGGGAATCTGGCCGCCGGGGCTTTAGCCCGACCGGGGGGTGTTCCGAGATATGGCTCATGTCGACGACCCCCTCCGCGCACGGCCACACCCGCCCGACCAGAGCCGCTCGGGCCACCGCCGTCCGAACCGGCCATGGACACCTCCGGCGCGCCAGCGTCGGGCTGATCCAGAACGCCGCCCCCAGCATCACCACCACCCCGGCGACCACCGGCGGCGAGACCAGGCACAGCGTGCACGACTACGCCCGCCGGATGGCCTTTCTGACCGAGCTCGACAGCGCCACCTGGATGGCGCGGTACAACGCCGCCGATCGCCTCGGCGACCCTGAGGCCGTGGCCTCGGTCGCCGGGTACGCCGCCTGGCTACGCCGTACCACCGCCGCCTGGGCCGCGGTGCCGATGCCGACCTCCGAGCAGGCCGCCGGGGTCTGGCCGTTCGGCACCCTGGCCCTGACCGCTCTCGACAGCCTCGCTCAGTTGGAGGCCGACGTCCGCGAGATGGCGTTGTCCGGGGGCGGCCCGCGCAGCCACGCCCGCGCCACGAGTCGCCCGGCCCACGATCAGCCCGAGATCACCGAGGACATCGACGCCGCCTACGTCGCGGGGGCGGCCTATGTCGCGGTCGCCGTCGGCCAGGAGGTCGCGGTGCTCTCGGCCGACGTCGACCACCTCTCGGCCACCCAGAGCCGGACGCCGCTGCCGCGCCATTACGTGCAGCACAGCCTGCAGATCGCGACCGTGCGCAACCCGTTGCGACGCGAACTCGCCGACTGGGCCGATGCCGCCGGCCCGCGCGCCGCCGAGCGCGTCGTCCTGACGGCCCGCATGCTGCTCGAACACCTGGCCTCCGCGCTGGTCATCGGAGGCCGCCCCGGCTGGTGACCACCCGCCCGAACACCGGGCACAAACCCGCTCATGCTCCGCAGGGGTCGAACCATCTGGGTGAAATACCCCAAATGACCGTCACCAGCGGAGCATGAGCCGTTTGCTGCGGAGCATGAGCGGTTCGGTCGGTGTCGGGGGTCAGGGGGTCAGGGGGTCAGGGCGCGGGCGTCGCGGATCAGGTCGACGATCTTGCCCATGATCTCGGTGAGGCCGTAGTCCTTGGGCGTGAAGACCGCGGCGACACCCTGGGCGACCAGGGCCTTGCCGTCAGCCTCGGGAATGATGCCGCCGACGACCAGCGGGACGTCGTCCAGCCCGGCCGCGCGCATGCCGGCCAGCACCTCGGGCACCAGCTCCATGTGCGAGCCGGACAGCACCGACAGGCCGACGCAGTGCACGTCCTCGGCCACCGCCGCCGCCACGATCTGAGCCGGCGTCAACCGGATCCCCTGGTAGACGACCTCGAAACCGGCGTCCCGGGCTCTCACCGCCACCTGCTCGGCGCCGTTGGAGTGCCCGTCCAGACCCGGCTTGCCGACCAGCATGCGCAGCCGCCCGCCGAGCTCGCCCCCGGTGCGGGTCACCGATTCCCGGACGGCGACCAGGTCGGCGTCCGGGACCGCCACCCCGACGGTGCCACTGACCCCGGTCGGCGCCCGGTACTCGCCGAACACCTCGCGCAGCGCGCCGGCCCACTCCCCCGTGGTCACCCCGGCCCGGGCACACTCGAGGCTGGCCTGCATGAGATTGGCCCCAGAACTCGCCTCGGCCTTCAACCGCTCCAGCGAGGCAGCCCAGGCGGCACGACCCTCCGGTGTGGCGTCCCGCTCGGCCCGCCAACGCTGAATCGCTTGCACCGCAGCCGATTCCACGTCGGGGTCGACGGTCTGGATCGCGGTGTCCAGGTCAGCGGTGAGCGGATTGACCTCGGTGGTGGTGAACGAGTTGACCCCCACCACGGTGTCCAGCCCGGCCTCGATCCGGTGCCGCCGGGTGGCGTGCGAGGCCACCAGCGCCGACTTCATGTAGCCGTTCTCGACCGCGGCGATCGCCCCGCCCAGCTCCTCGATACGGGCCATCTCCGCCTTGGCACCGGCCATGATCTCGGCCACCTTGGCCTCGACCACGGCCGAGCCGTCGAACAGGTCCTCGTACTCGAGCAGGTCCGATTCGAGGGCCAGCACCTGCTGGATCCGCAACGACCACTGCTGGTCCCACGGCCGGGGCAGGCCCAGCGCCTCGTTCCAGGCCGGCAGCTGGACGGCGCGCGCCCGGGCCTTCTTGCTCAGCGTCACCGCGAGCATCTCGAGCACGATGCGTTGCACGTTGTTCTCGGGCTGAGCCTCGGTCAGGCCGAGCGAGTTGACCTGGACGCCGTAGCGGAACCGGCGCTGCTTGGCGTCGGTGATGCCGTAGCGATCCCGGGTGATCTCGTCCCACAGCTCGACGAAGGCGCGCATCTTGCACATCTCCTCGACGAACCGCACGCCCGCGTTGACGAAGAACGAGATCCGTTGCACCACCTCGCCGAAGCGTTCGGCCGGCACTTGCCCGCCGTCGCGCACGGCGTCCAGCACCGCGATCGCCGTGGACAGCGCGAAGGCGACCTCCTGCACCGGGGTGGCCCCGGCCTCCTGAAGGTGGTAGCTGCAGATGTTGGTCGGGTTCCAGCCCGGCATCGCCGTGACGGTGTAGGCGATGGTGTCGGTGGTCAACCGCAGGCTCGGCCCGGGCGGGAACACGTACGTCCCGCGGGAGAGGTACTCCTTGATGATGTCGTTCTGGGTGGTGCCGGCCAGCGCGGCCAGCACCTCGGCGGCCGGCCGGTCCGGGTTGGCGGCCTGCTCCTGGTCGAGGGCGACCACCTGGTAGAGCGCCAGCAGCCACATCGCGGTGGCGTTGATGGTCATCGAGGTGTTCATCTGGGCCAACGGGATGCCGTCGAACAGCGCCCGCAGGTCACCGACGTGCCCGATCGGCACGCCCACCTTGCCCACCTCACCCCGGGCGAGCTCGTGGTCGGAGTCGTAGCCGGTCTGGGTCGGCAGGTCGAAGGCCACCGACAGACCCGTCTGGCCCTTGGCCAGGTTGCGCCGGTACAGCGCATTGGACTCGGCAGGGCTGGAATGCCCGGCGTAGGTCCGCATCACCCAGGGACGTTCCCGCTTGCGTTCGGCCACCATGACCGGAGGCTAGCCCGGACGCCGTCCGACGCCCACCAGCTGCTTGGTGAGACGTCTCACCACCACACGCCTGACACCTCGACCCGACACCACCCCACCCACCCACCCACACCCGTGATCATGCAATCCGTGCACGCTCGTGAATCCGGTTCACGAGCGTGCACGGATTGCATGATCACGGGGTGGTGGGTCAGGGGGTGGCTTGCGGGGCAGCACACGGGCGACTGGCCTGCCCGTGACCCTTGGTCGACTCGATCAGCCACAGCCCGTTGTGCGGTGCCATCGTGTAGTCCAGCGACCAGTCGGTGCAGGTCTCCTTCGGCCGGGCCGCCGGACCGTGCCCGGCCTGCTGCCGGCTGGTGAAGGTCAGCCACACCACGACCTTGCCGTTGCTGCGCGTGACGTCCTCGACCACGAAGTTGTCGTCCTGGCTCGACTCGACCCCAGCCGAGAACGCCTCCAGCGGCAGCGGTTTCACGAACTGGGCCAGCGCCGTGGAGTAGTCGCCCTGGTTGATCGAGGCGAAGTAGAGCCGCAGGGTGCCGAAGGCCTGGGCCGCGTCGCTGCCGGGCGCCACACTCGGCGGCAGCGGCTTGCCGTCCGGGCCGAGCGCCTCGGGGCACTTCTTCGTCGGCACCGGGCTGGTGCGCTCGAGCCACGGCGCGATGGTCTTCTCGGCCGTGGCCGACGTCACCGCGAGCCGGCGTCCCTGTGCCGCCTGGGGCCCGGCGTCGACCAGGCCGACCACCGTGCCGTCCGGACGGACCACCGGTCCCCCGCTGCTGCCGGGGTGGGTGGCGGCGTCGAACTCGAGCAGCCCGAACCGGGCCACCCCGTCGATCACGGCCTTGCGACCGACCCCGTTGACGGTGCCG is part of the Kineosporiaceae bacterium genome and harbors:
- a CDS encoding DUF1501 domain-containing protein: MTSTIREPETIEPVGEPCGCAEHESTKITRRRLFELTAVTGLVTASTLHGAQVAFAATPTPSPTGTPSPSGTPSTSPSPSRSATPSLTPTRSVSPSKSVSPSAVVPPVTTTGTADVLVVISLRGGFDSLSAVVPAGDANYLRARPSIGVPAAALKKVDTIFGLAPGLKALYPLWDAGQVAAIHACGQPDPTRSHFEATAAMEHGAPNSGTYSGWMNRCLDAAQGVGTLAGAQVGSTTMPASLYGEHSKFAVSSLNNIRIGVDENTLAFSAWQRAMSTLHKGARPDIARPTLEAIEAVGKLRALPKDVEAAAAGYPGGGLSNALHDVARLIKANVGLRFATVDFGNWDMHQNLGGPDGGWMFNQLTELSGAMAAFAKELGPLMGGVTVVTLSEFGRRVEQNGSNGLDHGHGQAMLVMGGGIKGGKVYGAWPTLAPAALDNGDLAARTDYRSVLSEVLTRRCAVPTVTNVFPGFKPATLGFVTPRSA
- a CDS encoding protein meaA; translated protein: MVAERKRERPWVMRTYAGHSSPAESNALYRRNLAKGQTGLSVAFDLPTQTGYDSDHELARGEVGKVGVPIGHVGDLRALFDGIPLAQMNTSMTINATAMWLLALYQVVALDQEQAANPDRPAAEVLAALAGTTQNDIIKEYLSRGTYVFPPGPSLRLTTDTIAYTVTAMPGWNPTNICSYHLQEAGATPVQEVAFALSTAIAVLDAVRDGGQVPAERFGEVVQRISFFVNAGVRFVEEMCKMRAFVELWDEITRDRYGITDAKQRRFRYGVQVNSLGLTEAQPENNVQRIVLEMLAVTLSKKARARAVQLPAWNEALGLPRPWDQQWSLRIQQVLALESDLLEYEDLFDGSAVVEAKVAEIMAGAKAEMARIEELGGAIAAVENGYMKSALVASHATRRHRIEAGLDTVVGVNSFTTTEVNPLTADLDTAIQTVDPDVESAAVQAIQRWRAERDATPEGRAAWAASLERLKAEASSGANLMQASLECARAGVTTGEWAGALREVFGEYRAPTGVSGTVGVAVPDADLVAVRESVTRTGGELGGRLRMLVGKPGLDGHSNGAEQVAVRARDAGFEVVYQGIRLTPAQIVAAAVAEDVHCVGLSVLSGSHMELVPEVLAGMRAAGLDDVPLVVGGIIPEADGKALVAQGVAAVFTPKDYGLTEIMGKIVDLIRDARALTP
- a CDS encoding trypsin-like peptidase domain-containing protein, which codes for MILTTLAGCSLLGGQDPTPVELPTPTSSGSPSASGATASASASSSPTAPTSLQGAFDLVSSGVVRLEVAGCETDGMGTGFAIGPQLVVTAAHVVDGGRLVRAISGTTSRSASVLGLDLAADVALLRMVTPIEGHEFTFSAEPARVGDQVAALGFPEASLLTFTPGTVNGVGRKAVIDGVARFGLLEFDAATHPGSSGGPVVRPDGTVVGLVDAGPQAAQGRRLAVTSATAEKTIAPWLERTSPVPTKKCPEALGPDGKPLPPSVAPGSDAAQAFGTLRLYFASINQGDYSTALAQFVKPLPLEAFSAGVESSQDDNFVVEDVTRSNGKVVVWLTFTSRQQAGHGPAARPKETCTDWSLDYTMAPHNGLWLIESTKGHGQASRPCAAPQATP
- a CDS encoding aminotransferase class I/II-fold pyridoxal phosphate-dependent enzyme, whose protein sequence is MAWHLDDIDLPDWELDDAELRDARSVKWTLPGPDVLPAWVAEMDVRPARVVRAALDDALERGILGYPAEDRLNGLPEATAGFVERRFGLLVDPARVISCGDVMAGVRLALEVLCERAPVVVPTPAYPPFLQIPAVTGRELITVACQGRELDVEAIGAALAAGGRTVLLSSPHNPLGRAFTEPELAALRDVVLAHGARVISDEIHAPLVLDGARHLPYSAIEGTADHVTTVLAASKAFNVPGLKCAQIIAGNDTDLTALRAAPLVSNHGTSPLGIVATVAAYTDGDGWLDGLLADLSARRDQFGALLAQHLPEVDWTPMQATYLAWLDARSTGLADPSATALATAKVMVHPGRLFGTGFEGFARVNLATSPQRLERIVLALAEAWNPPS